Below is a genomic region from Triticum dicoccoides isolate Atlit2015 ecotype Zavitan chromosome 5A, WEW_v2.0, whole genome shotgun sequence.
CAATGCAGAGTAAAATATATCTGTTTCTCAAAGAACGAAAATTACACAGACCACGTCCAAGATCAAATACTGCAACTTAAATTCGAATTTGAAACACGATGACTTTATACTGGCACGGTCGACCAAGTCACCTTCACAGAGAGGGCGGCATGCTGAAGCATTATTTGTTGACAGGCACATCCATGAATGTTTGCTTTGAAGTAAGATGATCATTTTTAGAGCCGTTCTGACCTACCTTGAACTTCAACTGCATCCAAGTATCCATCTTCACAGCAATCACGCATCTTCTTAAGCCACATGACTCAGCAGTAGTGCCACGAAAGAGAGGAATTTCCTGATCTGATCCGCCGACAAACACAAACGAACTGAGCGATAAATTGAATCCATTCTGCACTTTCAATACGAGAACatctattgttgcttccactgcatTGTAAACACGTGCTAAAGTGATGTCAACCGCACCACAATTGCCATGAATGCGATGTGTGAATGACACAGAAGGTATGGTTAGGTCACAATAATCTGTTGCGCCGTCGATCAATGTTAGATCATCTTCTTCTTTCTCTCCTGTCTTGATCCTCATGTCAAATTCAACTAGAACAGGGGAATTCATTGCAATGCCTCGCTTAGGGCCAGTCATCTCAATGAAAGAACCCTGCAAAACCATTATTATTTAGTAGCTCCTAGTAAAAGTAAGAATTACCTAAAGCGTATACTTGTCTTTCTAGCCAATTGAAAAAGGATCTCAAATACATGGCAGCATAGAATAATTTAAAGTCTTCCCTACAAACATAAATCTGGCTGAACATGAAACCTAACACTTGATAAATCGCGCAAGATAATTAACCATAAACTTGCCCAATATATGCAAGGATAACCCCATCTTTGTCTAACATCCTCGAAGGCACATGTACGCACATATAAAAGTCCTCAAAGTGGAATCACCATCACCAACGCCGCAGATCTTTGTTCTTTATTTATTATAAAGGGAAGTTGGTTAATTATTTATGAAAGAGTCGGTTAAGTCCGGGAGTGACAAAACAGAGATGTCGAAGAAAGAATATCAGGACCACCTGGGTCCAATGGAGGAACCGGAAGAACAGGAGGGAGGTCTGTCTGATTATGAATCTAGTGATCATTCTACTAATAGTAATTCCGACAAAAATGATGCAGAGGAAGAGTGTCAACAAGCAATTGTGCTTGATGGTACTAATGTGGAAAGATTAAGGAGGAGGTGGCTCCCAGGAATCTCTTTACTTATTGTTGGTTCACAGGGTGTGCTTGTCCAATCCACTGATGACATTACTGGAGATGATGCTGCTCCACGCAATGGTACTGAAGCTCAAAGGGGAGCTGCTCAAGCAACAAGAAATAGTGCCAGAATTGCTCAAATGGGAGTGGGTCGTGAGACTATGAGAGGGTTGAAGAAAGAGAGCTGCTAGGAGGGTGGCTGAACAGAATTTGGAAGGTAATACTATCTCCACTAAAAACTCCTTTTCTGTTTTATCTGATGATGATATCTGTTAAAGCTTTAGAAATAGGGATTGACTGTGATTTACTTCCTCTGGAAACATTTGATATTATGAGAGATCTAGAAATAGCTAGGTCAATAACTTGCATCATAAGAACTGTAATGATGAGGTGGAGAAAAATAGTCCAGTAAAATTCCTGGACTGGGAAAATTAAATGGATGATATTGTTGATGATTTTACCATGGTAGTCTCCAGATCTCTAGAAACACTTTGAAAAAGCAGAAGAAAATGGAAAAATTACAGAGCAGAAGGAAGAATaatcacatactccctccgttcctaaatataagtctttttagagattctaatatagactatatatggagcaaaatgagtgaatctacactaaaatacatctatattcatccgtatgtagtccatattaaatctctacaaggacttatatttaggaacagagggagtaaattTGAATCAAGGTACTGTGCAAACCAGATGTATGTTGAGAAATAAGAAGACTGATGGGGGCAAAGTTGCTGAATCCCATCCTATGCAATTATGCATGGTGATCTTCCAGGAACTAGACCCAGGAGAGAAAAAATAGTAAGTATAAATGATAGGTCTGATATGGAATTGTAGAGGGTGTGGTAAGAAGGGTTTGGCTAATTACTTGCAGGAATTATTAAGCAATAATGAAGTGGATTCTATGGGGCTACAGGAAACAATGAAGAGAAATTATTCTGCAAGTTTCTTCAGGAAGATTGATCATACTGATCAATTTTCTTGGCACTAGATTCCCTCTGTTGGAACCCTGTAGATTTAACATTACTGATACTTCTCAAGGGAGATTTCACATCAAAATTCAGTTTTTTGATGTGAAGCTGCAGATAACATTGGGCCGTGATCATTGTCTATGAAGCTGCTCAAGAGGAGAACAAGAGAGATTTTCTAATTGATCTTGTTGGTGGTGATTTCAGCTTGATTAGGTCTGCTAGGAAAACAATGGTGTTTTCCACAGTAACAGTCATACTTCTACTTTTAACTCCATCAATGCTTATGAACTTAGGAGATTGATGTAACACTCCAGTAGATATCCTCTGTTTGATGGTAAAGATGGATACAAGCTTCCCCAGTCACGTTGAGATGTCGAGAGGTTCAGACCTGATGGTCTTGAGGAAGAAGGTTCAGAGAGAGGGAAAAATCAGCCTTCGTTGTTACACTTTGTTGCCTCTCATGGGTACCGATCCATCAATTTTACAGTGTACTGCTCCTTCAGTCGTGAGCTCAGCTTGTTGGGTTGGGCTTCTCTCTGGCGGCCCCACGAGCTCGTGCTTGCGCTCCCGCCTTTCCTTGCGAATTGCCTCACGTGCCAGGAAGGTCGTGACAATCCTCCCTCCTTGGGACGCAACGTGCCCCCACGCTAGTGCCACCGGGTGAAGACGATGGATGGAATCGAGCTCCTCCCAGGTGGTATATAACGTTGGCAGTTTCTGTCAGGAGACCTTGACTTGTGACTGACAGTTTCTTGTTACGCCGAATCTGCCGCTCATCCAGCACAATCAACAGCCTCCCAGGTAGTATATGGCGTTGGTAGTTTCTGCCAGGAAATCTTGACTTGTGCCGACAGTTTATTGATGTGCCGAATATGTCGCTC
It encodes:
- the LOC119302439 gene encoding uncharacterized protein LOC119302439 isoform X2, producing the protein MLHSWRNLDHVPRSAYQFWIMARNIMGVKDKKKWGKPNWLCHITEGISREEKRWGTKEVLVRHPADNVRSTFIFKNSSQRDGAIYKRSFALRKLCRVTDRDEMRDYVDSLLNYIVNRSRDDPIIAQQGSFIEMTGPKRGIAMNSPVLVEFDMRIKTGEKEEDDLTLIDGATDYCDLTIPSVSFTHRIHGNCGAVDITLARVYNAVEATIDVLVLKVQNGFNLSLSSFVFVGGSDQEIPLFRGTTAESCGLRRCVIAVKMDTWMQLKFKVGQNGSKNDHLTSKQTFMDVPVNK